In candidate division KSB1 bacterium, one DNA window encodes the following:
- the mtnA gene encoding S-methyl-5-thioribose-1-phosphate isomerase — protein MPVTTIDWHHHKVRLIDQTRLPDELVYLEIAEVDDLGEAIKNLRVRGAPAIGIAAAFGVLLSVQRIKEEHGREALFLEMDRAIRYLRSTRPTAVNLGWALDRMQAVALRLREASVTEIKEALFAEAFDIHERDRVVCRALGRHGAGLLPDQATVITHCNTGALATADYGTALGVLFTAHSRGKRLHVFVDETRPLLQGARLNMWELQNEGIPCTLICDSAAAFVMQRRHIDCCLVGADRIARNGDTANKIGTYSLAVNAQRHGIPFYVAAPISTIDFSKNSGAEIPIEERAAAEVTQGFGRRTAPQGCRVYNPAFDVTPHELITAIITEAGVIRPPYIENLGKLESR, from the coding sequence ATGCCGGTGACCACCATCGACTGGCACCACCACAAAGTCCGCTTGATCGATCAAACCCGCCTGCCTGATGAGCTGGTTTATCTCGAGATCGCCGAGGTGGATGATCTTGGTGAGGCCATCAAAAACCTGCGGGTGCGGGGTGCGCCGGCGATCGGCATTGCCGCCGCTTTCGGTGTTCTGCTCAGCGTGCAACGCATCAAGGAAGAGCACGGCAGGGAAGCCCTGTTTTTGGAGATGGATCGCGCCATTCGCTATCTGCGCAGCACGCGGCCGACCGCCGTCAACCTCGGCTGGGCGCTTGATCGCATGCAGGCGGTGGCGCTCAGACTGCGCGAGGCCTCGGTCACTGAAATCAAGGAAGCCCTGTTCGCCGAGGCCTTTGACATTCACGAGCGCGACCGCGTGGTGTGCCGCGCGCTCGGACGTCATGGCGCCGGGCTGCTGCCCGATCAGGCCACGGTCATCACCCATTGCAACACCGGCGCACTCGCCACCGCCGATTACGGCACCGCCCTGGGCGTGCTGTTCACCGCTCACAGCCGGGGCAAACGCCTGCACGTGTTCGTCGATGAAACCCGGCCGTTGTTGCAGGGCGCGCGTTTGAACATGTGGGAGCTGCAAAACGAGGGCATTCCCTGCACACTCATCTGTGACAGCGCCGCCGCCTTCGTCATGCAGCGCCGCCATATCGATTGCTGCCTCGTCGGCGCCGACCGTATTGCGCGCAACGGCGACACCGCCAACAAGATCGGCACCTACAGCCTGGCGGTGAATGCACAGCGTCACGGCATTCCCTTCTATGTCGCCGCGCCAATTTCCACCATCGATTTCAGCAAAAACTCGGGCGCAGAGATTCCCATCGAAGAACGCGCAGCGGCGGAGGTGACACAGGGCTTTGGCCGCCGCACCGCGCCGCAGGGCTGCCGCGTCTACAACCCCGCCTTTGATGTCACCCCGCACGAGCTGATTACCGCCATCATCACCGAAGCCGGCGTCATTCGTCCGCCTTATATCGAAAACCTCGGCAAGCTGGAGAGCAGATAG
- a CDS encoding polyprenyl synthetase family protein, translated as MKLKDIIEPIKDDLEAFEQEYKSLLKSDIFLIDQIVHYLISHRGKRLRPIIVLLISRMNGAPPTVKRLKAAAILELLHTATLVHDDVVDDSYRRRGFPSINSIWKNKVSVLMGDYLFSKSLLAMLHLGDAKAFAIISRTAERMSQGELLQLERSRDYWMEEAIYFRLIADKTAALIAAACQLGGMASEQSDAEIELMGEFGEKVGIAFQIRDDLLDLLGEESVIGKPSGNDIRENKITLPLLYALKQAAKSEAREIIRLVRRGATWRSRRSDYERIVEFIRRQGGVEYAHQTASRYCDEALSLLAHYHNSPYKEALTKLVRFITMREH; from the coding sequence TTGAAGCTGAAAGACATCATTGAGCCGATCAAAGACGATCTCGAGGCCTTCGAGCAGGAGTATAAATCCCTTCTCAAATCCGACATTTTTTTGATTGATCAGATCGTTCACTATCTCATCTCCCATCGCGGCAAACGATTGCGCCCGATCATCGTGCTGTTGATCAGCCGCATGAATGGCGCGCCTCCCACCGTCAAGCGTCTGAAAGCCGCGGCCATTCTTGAACTGCTGCACACCGCCACCCTGGTGCATGACGATGTCGTCGATGATTCCTATCGCCGCCGCGGTTTCCCCTCGATCAACTCGATTTGGAAGAACAAGGTCTCGGTGTTGATGGGCGACTATTTGTTCTCCAAATCGTTGCTGGCCATGCTGCACCTGGGCGATGCCAAGGCCTTTGCCATCATATCGCGCACGGCCGAGCGCATGAGCCAGGGCGAACTTTTGCAACTCGAGCGCAGCCGCGATTATTGGATGGAGGAGGCGATTTATTTCCGCTTGATTGCCGACAAAACTGCGGCGCTGATCGCCGCTGCCTGCCAGCTCGGCGGCATGGCAAGCGAGCAATCCGACGCCGAAATCGAACTCATGGGGGAGTTCGGCGAGAAGGTGGGCATCGCGTTTCAAATCCGCGACGATTTGCTCGATTTGCTCGGCGAGGAAAGTGTGATCGGCAAGCCGTCGGGCAACGACATTCGCGAAAACAAAATCACCCTGCCGCTGCTGTATGCCCTCAAGCAGGCGGCCAAGTCTGAAGCCCGGGAAATCATCCGGCTGGTGCGGCGCGGTGCCACCTGGCGCTCGCGCCGGAGCGATTATGAACGCATTGTCGAGTTCATCAGGCGCCAGGGCGGCGTGGAGTATGCCCATCAAACTGCCAGCCGCTATTGTGATGAAGCGC